One Fusarium poae strain DAOMC 252244 chromosome 4, whole genome shotgun sequence DNA window includes the following coding sequences:
- the SEC8 gene encoding exocyst subunit (BUSCO:2864at5125) has translation MSNRYDRPPPREGNGYGNFGRSNDDYRSGYQNGYGSDRYATPPTTQQPRPPPSLRQMSSRSRIPQTQSQGQGQSQVSDTHAARQITEVIDHIKKEWPSMCQDDCVPVQLSLQLLDKSSVGRAHEYGQFQQSHNYLQESLKGIVHEHHQGFNSSIGTFHKIQSSIQQSQKRVRALKESLASSKTSLCATDPELKKLSKSSQEFDALLQTLNELDDLRAVPDQLEARISEKRFLTAVEVLQTALRKLRKPELDDIGALADLRSYLANQETALMDILVEELHEHLYLKSPYCQERWQNLAKTQGAVTEGYTDIKPIAPFHMVLDAIDVDKTIREDPMKNPEADTFYYVGLLVESLNRLGRLQNAVETLKQRLPVELFTIVNETINEVDQRHPSSLRGGSARGDGLHVYGTRETQMRADVIYDLLWSLYGKFEAIGEGHRVFHESIKVLIRREGAGNNSALLGSFKELWNLYQNEIRSLLHNYVTTDADVYQFDSPTPGDTLHGKKDVREHLFKFSEANTKSVEMTSEYDALDSIIQDAVPGLKQDRKGRSAPEGGRRGGDGGHGSSHQTTGSYKSLVEPSVFNMSLLLPPTLVFLQRLKSIVPPGSDLAASTLTTFLDNFLVNVFQPQLDETLAKLSDTVFGEADAFSQDSAWNQVARRPVFRGTTAFFEVVTAFCRMLGTIPPDQALSSLIVTQMMRYYDRCFSWFKTLVVKAQDPATEISNDNLRSSARFSLDQGELQETMKKLFTAEEMDWELAEKEIHLLMELTNEAPLDSGDIIQDRDSISSLCLLYTSMKWLAVKISGLRQITTHDTDTSRQNLPRHSNRRWTLMNEPSKGAGEEGPVSLPLTQETVQAFDSIVSSFEELAGTALLTLHMEIRCRIVHSLGVALSPTVAPYLLDQEVSEPDPQILNLNSELVFFDETIVKFLRDKEIAFIRSGLGLLINCYLVSNAGKASPMNDKGCGRMQLNILVLQQNLKNVEEGVDLARAANYFSLYEQGADAIVEKAKEDKAQQRGTSAQDPDNFSYDELKALVELCYSEAMANPERGIATAAKRQMQDKLLGLSEHMWQT, from the exons ATGTCAAATCGATACGACCGACCTCCTCCCCGTGAGGGCAACGGCTACGGCAACTTTGGCCGCTCCAACGACGACTATAGATCTGGTTATCAAAATGGATACGGAAGCGATCGTTATGCCACGCCACCAACTACCCAGCAACCGCGACCACCGCCTAGTCTTCGACAGATGTCGTCGCGGTCACGTATACCACAAACCCAGTCGCAGGGGCAAGGGCAATCACAGGTCTCTGATACTCATGCCGCACGACAAATCACCGAGGTTATAGACCACATCAAGAAAGAATGGCCTTCAATGTGCCAAGACGACTGCGTTCCAGTTCAACTGTCGCTGCAACTTCTCGATAAGAGCTCGGTTGGTCGCGCTCATGAATACGGCCAGTTTCAACAATCGCATAATTATCTCCAAGAGTCTCTGAAGGGCATCGTTCATGAACACCATCAGGGTTTCAACAGTTCGATCGGTACATTCCACAAGATCCAAAGCAGTATTCAGCAGTCGCAAAAGCGAGTGCGGGCACTAAAGGAGTCGCTGGCCAGCTCGAAAACGAGCCTCTGTGCGACAGATCCAGAGTTGAAGAAGCTTTCCAAATCATCGCAAGAATTCGATGCGCTTTTGCAGACACTCAATGAGCTTGATGATCTCCGTGCCGTACCAGATCAACTCGAGGCAAGAATATCCGAGAAGCGTTTCTTGACGGCTGTAGAGGTATTGCAGACTGCTCTCCGGAAGCTAAGAAAGCCTGAACTAGACGATATAGGCGCCCTAGCTGACCTGAGGAGCTATCTTGCGAACCAAGAGACTGCTTTAATGGACATCCTGGTGGAAGAGCTACATGAGCATCTTTACCTCAAGTCACCGTATTGCCAGGAGCGATGGCAGAACCTGGCCAAGACGCAAGGTGCTGTAACAGAAGGTTATACCGACATCAAGCCCATCGCTCCATTTCACATGGTTCTCGATGCCATTGATGTCGACAAGACAATCAGAGAGGATCCAATGAAGAACCCCGAAGCCGATACATTCTATTATGTCGGGCTACTGGTAGAATCTCTTAACCGATTAGGGCGGCTACAAAATGCTGTCGAGACACTCAAACAGCGATTGCCAGTTGAACTCTTTACTATCGTTAATGAAACTATCAACGAAGTAGACCAAAGGCATCCTAGTTCCCTGAGGGGTGGCTCAGCCAGAGGCGATGGTCTTCATGTATATGGCACACGCGAAACACAAATGAGGGCAGATGTTATCTACGATCTTTTGTGGTCGCTATACGGAAAGTTTGAGGCCATTGGAGAAGGCCACCGCGTCTTCCACGAATCCATCAAAGTCCTCATCCGACGAGAAGGCGCCGGTAACAACAGCGCCCTCCTTGGCAGCTTCAAAGAGTTGTGGAATCTTTACCAAAACGAGATTCGATCTTTGCTGCACAACTACGTTACAACAGACGCTGACGTTTACCAATTTGATTCCCCAACCCCAGGGGATACTCTTCACGGCAAAAAGGATGTACGCGAGCATCTCTTCAAGTTCTCGGAGGCCAACACGAAGTCTGTTGAGATGACGAGCGAATATGATGCACTTGACAGTATTATACAGGACGCTGTCCCTGGGTTGAAACAGGACAGGAAAGGGCGAAGCGCGCCAGAGGGAGGGAGAAGGGGTGGCGATGGCGGTCACGGCAGCAGTCATCAGACGACAGGCTCGTACAAATCCTTGGTGGAACCAAGTGTCTTCAATATGAGCTTGCTGCTGCCGCCGACATTGGTGTTCTTGCAGCGACTCAAAAGCATCGTGCCTCCTGGCTCAGACCTCGCCGCAAGCACACTGACAACTTTTCTGGACAATTTTTTGGTCAACGTTTTCCAGCCACAACTGGACGAGACCCTAGCAAAACTGAGCGACACTGTATTTGGGGAAGCAGACGCGTTTTCGCAGGATTCGGCCTGGAACCAGGTTGCACGTCGACCTGTGTTCCGAGGAACGACGGCCTTCTTTGAGGTCGTAACGGCATTCTGTCGCATGCTTGGCACAATACCACCAGACCAGGCACTCAGCTCGCTGATCGTAACTCAGATGATGCGATATTATGACCGCTGCTTCAGCTGGTTCAAAACACTTGTGGTCAAAGCCCAAGACCCAGCTACAGAGATCAGTAACGATAACCTGAGATCATCAGCGCGCTTCTCTCTGGATCAAGGAGAATTACAAGAAACTATGAAGAAACTCTTCACGGCAGAAGAAATGGATTGGGAATTGGCCGAAAAAGAGATTCACTTATTGATGGAGCTCACGAACGAAGCGCCACTAGATTCGGGCGACATCATCCAAGATCGGGATTCGATTTCgtctctttgtcttttgtaTACCAGCATGAAATGGCTTGCTGTCAAGATTTCCGGGCTGCGTCAAATCACGACACACGATACCGACACGTCACGACAGAACCTGCCTCGACATTCAAATCGACGATGGACTCTTATGAACGAGCCAAGCAAGGGGGCTGGTGAAGAGGGTCCTGTGTCACTACCGTTGACACAGGAGACTGTACA AGCATTTGACAGCATCGTATCTTCTTTTGAAGAACTCGCAGGAACAGCACTTCTCACCCTCCATATGGAGATTCGGTGCCGCATAGTCCACTCGCTCGGCGTTGCCTTGTCACCCACGGTGGCACCCTACCTCCtcgaccaggaggtcagcgAACCTGATCCGCAGATTCTGAACCTCAATTCAGAACTGGTcttctttgatgagaccaTTGTCAAGTTTCTTCGAGACAAGGAGATTGCATTCATCAGGTCTGGTCTGGGTCTGCTCATCAATTGCTACCTTGTAAGCAACGCAGGCAAGGCGTCGCCAATGAACGACAAGGGCTGCGGGCGTATGCAGCTCAACATCCTCGTACTGCAGCAAAACCTCAAGAACGTGGAAGAGGGTGTAGACCTGGCGCGTGCAGCAAACTACTTCTCTCTATACGAGCAAGGAGCAGATGCTATCGTAGAGAAGGCAAAGGAAGACAAGGCGCAACAGCGGGGCACAAGCGCGCAAGACCCCGACAACTTTTCTTACGATGAGCTAAAGGCACTCGTGGAGCTATGTTACAGTGAAGCCATGGCAAATCCCGAGCGTGGAATCGCCACAGCAGCCAAGAGGCAGATGCAGGACAAACTGCTTGGGCTCAGCGAGCACATGTGGCAGACATAG
- a CDS encoding hypothetical protein (MEROPS:MER0000432), whose amino-acid sequence MSEQQQQPGDSGEEIQPYRIHVSSKYLDITRQKLELTRLPHEPSSKDWWEPKSQVESLVDFWQESFLWRDHEEELNNTFSQFRTSFQTSTPPTPVRIHFIHTRSPHANAIPLLLIPPFPLTNLSLGHLVQPLSDPEDAGGVQPFHVVIPSLPGLGFSDTLPPSAPPVSTTAKLLDDLMRRLGYEHYIASNTGSASISPAAIDWRLARHLSNNFPESCLGFHMIAPPLTSPTLSDSASEWLKWKVARILSSPVLGYTKDDIMATQKRKTPRLNKKKSAINLGQGDRNDYEPNTLSYALCDSPTGLLLYVLKVLRTVGPKKELSQKDIITLTCLIWLPGPEAALRFWAQCASEIEPVEEKKRAKKPRVAISVFNGDEDQSEEQRILPRPKKVSYSCPAWANKDYQVVHLNRASGTPGFLAWDRQDVILDGVRGLAKAILEKDKRMQTAEQPGATLQNQLETQDGRIAQADLSGTTVQEPKASPSEAPVKQELPKPIEDENQHLVPPPATSHGSAN is encoded by the exons ATGTCagagcaacaacaacagcccgGAGACTCCGGCGAGGAAATCCAGCCTTATCGCATACAT GTATCGAGTAAATATCTGGACATCACGCGTCAGAAACTAGAGCTTACCCGACTACCTCATGAGCCGTCTTCTAAAGATTGGTGGGAGCCAAAGTCTCAAGTCGAATCTCTAGTTGATTTCTG GCAAGAATCGTTCTTGTGGCGGGATCACGAAGAAGAGCTCAACAACACATTCTCACAGTTCAGAACCAGCTTTCAGACTTCCACACCGCCAACACCTGTCCGGATTCATTTCATCCACACTCGTTCACCTCATGCAAACGCCATCCCTCTTCTCCTGATACCGCCTTTCCCTCTCACTAATCTTTCACTTGGTCATCTTGTCCAACCCCTCAGTGATCCTGAAGATGCTGGGGGCGTCCAACCCTTCCATGTTGTGATCCCATCATTGCCTGGGTTGGGGTTCAGTGACACCCTGCCCCCAAGTGCCCCTCCGGTTTCTACAACGGCCAAATTGTTGGATGACTTGATGAGAAGATTGGGTTATGAACACTATATTGCCAGCAACACCGGGTCTGCTTCTATTTCCCCAGCTGCCATTGATTGGAGACTGGCCCGGCATCTCTCGAACAACTTTCCAGAATCTTGCTTAGGATTCCATATGATCGCACCTCCTCTTACATCCCCTACACTTTCTGATTCGGCAAGCGAGTGGCTCAAGTGGAAGGTGGCTCGTATCCTCAGCTCTCCGGTTCTTGGATATACCAAGGATGATATCATGGCTACACAGAAGCGGAAGACGCCACGGTTGAACAAGAAGAAATCTGCCATCAATCTGGGGCAAGGTGACCGCAACGATTACGAGCCCAACACCCTCTCTTATGCCCTTTGCGACTCGCCTACCGGCTTGCTGCTCTATGTGCTGAAGGTCCTTCGTACCGTGGGTCCTAAAAAAGAGCTTTCTCAGAAGGACATTATCACCCTCACTTGTCTGATTTGGCTGCCCGGTCCTGAAGCTGCTCTCCGATTCTGGGCACAATGCGCTTCAGAGATTGAACCCgtggaggaaaagaaacgtGCCAAAAAGCCAAGGGTTGCCATTAGTGTGTTCAATGGCGACGAAGACCAGAGTGAAGAGCAAAGAATACTGCCTCGACCTAAAAAGGTAAGCTATTCCTGCCCCGCCTGGGCGAACAAGGACTACCAGGTGGTGCATCTGAACCGAGCTTCTGGAACTCCCGGGTTCTTAGCTTGGGATCGACAAGATGTGATCCTGGATGGGGTGCGTGGTCTGGCAAAGGCAATCCTGGAAAAGGACAAGAGGATGCAAACTGCGGAGCAACCTGGAGCGACGCTTCAGAACCAGCTTGAAACACAAGACGGCCGTATAGCTCAAGCGGATTTATCCGGAACGACTGTGCAGGAGCCGAAAGCCAGTCCCAGCGAGGCTCCAGTCAAGCAGGAATTGCCAAAGCCGATAGAGGATGAGAATCAACATCTGGTTCCTCCACCGGCGACCTCGCATGGTAGCGCTAACTGA
- a CDS encoding hypothetical protein (BUSCO:5193at5125) has translation MLRVRRGLGSPAGFASICRPYVRYSRQCTPFRSFATDPNVDNASELPTDSKSHTENIPKPLDSTPDSLQERLSRAHLKEAQEVEEQVEAVSNDANFNEALDVVRRVYGVEHKEKKKRGSKSQFQTQESSNAEEIIYEDNTLEIDSSAGTQQTAVWTSLREKLQQKISPASLYTFRSTHDDSVAFVTDQDGAFLPRSKDTVQDAEATEQQLLDELKEQTGSVKTRDSKLKSGIKRLLPREMTLQPVEKVRAKDVPQLAYNLEKVLFNAGPYQLQDRRTQVYNFDPYLGTIMPVKEFDFNALKEYVTSSKDETLTKLSAKHGKKYCGSTSSMTSMLAQFHFLLSDWRKPNFDQLSKSFRVEFESFTMLTRAPVAAFARYKDGVYAIDADKEFDTANVLSMLGKSMEKLLTLPKEHFEKYRRSRSHELSDEEKNADEAFHYTTLGDFMMRSQLDARDKRLPGTGVFDLKTRAVVTIRMDVGDYEKGVGYEIDSRFGQWNSFEREYYDMIRAAFLKYSLQVRMGRMDGIFVAFHNTERIFGFQYISLEEMDQAIHGTMNRKVGDEEFKASIGLLNELLDRASKKFPKQSLRLHVETRPLDPAVLYFVAEPVSEEEMQKTQDKGRAAVDRFEKQILGISRDKEEERILKGIPNPKPVDTPERQKSWDEMMAKVDQFVENDAAGLANQATASSLEDSEGSAPIEPNSETETLLRQLDEASQGASFDFNLESQNVESVEEAVPSRVEDNEIVVDDIAGEDDASAQTVDKVVEGSVEPATDIVSQDASSLKDLILKVAEGVEVNTSNLRTFERILSELVRDQKQLSSEMDEDIDDTPAATDDSNEASQLPPAGEASPDQKVPGKSEKEVLGMYVTVRNKVDGQIVKRVECRNLGEVPDWLVEYTITEFPPDRAQRILTQMKGRRRKVMDLDPSTRTKQWFKMWNGQLEERTRAGRKSRRVLTEREEERGIKLAWDDKIEKSGKKTTERKKKAESKKKAEPKKKSESKKKAEPKKKAESKKTKSSKKDEIGTD, from the exons ATGCTTCGAGTTCGGAGAGGCCTTGGCTCTCCAGCCGGCTTTGCAAGCATTTGTCGACCGTATGTACGATATTCTCGACAATGTACACCCTTCCGATCGTTTGCGACAGACCCCAACGTGGACAATGCTTCTGAACTACCTACAGACTCCAAGTCTCACACTGAGAACATTCCGAAACCTCTCGACTCTACCCCAGACTCATTACAGGAACGTCTGAGCAGAGCACATTTGAAGGAGGCACAGGAAGTGGAGGAACAAGTGGAAGCTGTTAGTAATGACGCCAACTTCAACGAGGCACTGGATGTGGTCCGAAGAGTTTATGGTGTCGAACataaggaaaagaagaagaggggaTCCAAGTCCCAGTTCCAGACTCAAGAATCAAGTAACGCAGAAGAAATAATCTACGAAGACAATACGCTTGAGATAGATTCATCAGCGGGAACTCAACAAACTGCAGTATGGACCTCTCTGCGCGAGAAACTACAACAGAAGATATCACCGGCATCCTTATATACGTTTCGATCCACTCATGACGATTCCGTCGCATTCGTCACCGATCAGGATGGCGCCTTTCTGCCCAGAAGCAAGGACACAGTGCAGGATGCCGAAGCGACAGAACAACAACTCTTGGACGAATTAAAGGAACAGACTGGAAGCGTGAAGACACGCGATTCCAAGCTGAAGTCTGGAATAAAGAGACTCCTCCCCAGGGAAATGACGCTGCAACCAGTCGAAAAGGTTAGGGCAAAAGATGTTCCTCAGCTGGCCTACAATCTGGAGAAGGTTCTGTTCAACGCTGGGCCTTATCAGCTCCAAGATAGGCGCACCCAGGTTTACAATTTTGACCCTTACCTGGGCACAATCATGCCAGTAAAAGAGTTCGATTTCAACGCATTGAAGGAATATGTGACTTCTTCAAAGGATGAAACGTTGACAAAGCTGAGTGCGAAGCACGGTAAGAAGTACTGTGGTTCAACTTCAAGTATGACATCCATGCTCGCACAATTCCACTTCCTTTTGTCAGATTGGAGGAAACCAAACTTTGACCAGTTGTCAAAATCCTTTAGAGTTGAATTTGAGTCGTTCACCATGCTGACCCGAGCACCGGTGGCTGCGTTCGCACGTTACAAGGACGGTGTGTATGCTATCGATGCCGACAAGGAGTTTGATACCGCGAATGTCCTAAGTATGCTGGGGAAATCCATGGAAAAGCTCCTGACTCTGCCAAAGGAACACTTTGAAAAGTATAGGAGATCTCGCTCTCACGAGCTCTCGGACGAAGAGAAAAATGCCGACGAAGCTTTTCATTACACCACCCTGGGCGATTTCATGATGCGTTCGCAGCTTGATGCTCGCGATAAAAGGCTCCCTGGCACTGGTGTCTTTGATCTCAAAACACGTGCTGTTGTTACCATCCGCATGGACGTAGGCGATTACGAAAAAGGCGTCGGCTATGAGATTGATTCCCGATTCGGTCAATGGAATTCATTCGAGCGCGAATATTATGACATGATACGAGCGGCGTTTCTCAAGTACTCCTTGCAAGTAAGAATGGGACGCATGGACGGCATTTTTGTTGCTTTCCATAACACCGAACGGATTTTTGGGTTCCAGTACATTAGCCTTGAGGAGATGGATCAAGCTATCCATGGAACAATGAACCGCAAGGTTGGTGACGAGGAGTTCAAAGCAAGTATCGGTCTCCTGAATGAGCTCTTGGACAGAGCTTCGAAGAAATTCCCCAAGCAATCGCTACGACTCCATGTTGAAACAAGACCGCTGGACCCCGCCGTATTGTACTTTGTGGCTGAGCCTGTTAGTGAAGAGGAAATGCAAAAGACTCAAGACAAGGGCAGAGCAGCGGTAGACCGATTCGAAAAGCAAATTCTTGGTATATCGCGCGACAAAG aagaggaaagaatCTTAAAGGGCATTCCAAATCCTAAACCCGTTGACACCCCCGAAAGGCAGAAGTCCTGGGACGAGATGATGGCCAAGGTTGACCAGTTCGTGGAGAACGATGCGGCCGGGCTGGCCAAC CAAGCCACAGCTTCTTCTCTAGAAGACAGCGAGGGCTCCGCACCAATCGAGCCAAACTCTGAAACCGAAACCCTCCTGAGGCAGTTGGACGAGGCGTCTCAGGGCGCTAGTTTTGACTTTAACCTTGAATCCCAGAACGTTGAGTCTGTTGAGGAGGCGGTTCCTAGCCGCGTCGAGGACAATGAGATTGTGGTGGATGATATTGCTGGGGAAGATGACGCATCTGCCCAGACAGTCGACAAAGTTGTCGAGGGAAGCGTCGAGCCAGCGACCGACATTGTTTCGCAGGATGCTTCTTCCCTCAAGGATCTCATCCTTAAGGTTGCCGAAGGTGTTGAGGTTAACACAAGTAACTTGAGGACGTTTGAGCGAATTCTGTCAGAGCTGGTACGAGATCAGAAGCAGTTGAGTAGCGAGATGGACGAAGATATCGACGACACCCCGGCGGCCACGGACGACTCCAATGAAGCAAGCCAGTTACCCCCTGCAGGAGAAGCAAGTCCTGACCAAAAGGTACCTGGAAAGTCTGAAAAAGAAGTGCTAGGCATGTACGTCACAGTCCGCAACAAGGTCGACGGCCAGATTGTGAAGCGTGTCGAATGCCGGAACCTTGGAGAGGTGCCCGACTGGTTGGTAGAGTACACAATTACGGAGTTCCCACCAGACCGGGCGCAAAGGATCTTGACCCAGATGAAGGGTCGCCGAAGAAAGGTGATGGATCTGGACCCCAGTACGCGTACCAAGCAATGGTTCAAGATGTGGAATGGGCAATTAGAGGAGCGTACTCGAGCTGGCAGGAAATCTAGGCGTGTGCTCACAGAGAGGGAGGAGGAACGAGGGATCAAACTTGCGTGGGACGACAAGATAGAGAAGTCTGGCAAGAAGACCACCGAGCGCAAGAAGAAAGCTgagtccaagaagaaggccgagcCCAAGAAGAAATCCgagtccaagaagaaggctgagcCCAAGAAGAAAGCCGAGTCCAAGAAGACGAAATCATCAAAGAAAGACGAGATCGGGACGGATTGA
- a CDS encoding hypothetical protein (TransMembrane:1 (i293-310o)~BUSCO:6223at5125), with protein MGASDSKLVFKRGIFRLCEERHIPADDAYWTSFWELPESSEDVFSLFTPTDIRRTRDRALENLETLILAVTSRLFILRHHPSFPDPELAPEREALNCVRVLTRILPYLYEKDSLGEWEQQFFWGQRRKRTRQAAIANEILFDEAQEAERKAESAHFEEVKPLAEELVDTLVDLLFFSDLTLPRQAHGRAKVSYAIWQSGVGCNTAVATTKEYESNRSEILRLLLTLAGQSLYMTAGVLPQTGVRTLTHLCACPDKQVVLSVLCSLLNTTLKYNPATWRVPYNTLVFKDGKQMLVTYSLHFLLVLLLYPIPESPSNPSPKNSYRHFLGRLHRAQDFQFIVDGMTRILNQPLQEKTSYLPGTQSSGHFAPEILMLFWEILQCNKRFRSFIVDTERAHDFVVLALFYALEYKNDATKQGVVRMCAFLLQTLSVETNFGVNLNKYFEGQESLPVSIRVPGFRGTYADFLIHSIYNLITTSQGKLSAIYPALLAVINNIAPYLEGLSSTSSSKLMQLFSSMSSPSFLLANETNHTLLHSLLESINSILENKYRKNPELVFAILRNKKRVEALRSFTLESGQEEIERRNRRRKDSGHHADPLEATSVRSSVDSLRSPGSAHPRHSSLEEVPEDGAFAIGDDDDDDEEDDDSDDEEHQETPARSTSSEAPSRRSSTPNAEDALPTQLRGMSEKARGKMPAGVPSFSRQNSTTSLGGHSISGQSQAGAFEPTAHWIDSWLLELPLHTILTIIQQVSALLPRQELAADIPTPETLRQISGVGIVGIEPSAPRVHSFEWSQLALGWYESLLWGVIFTNEMQVSRGSMGIWNGTSIKLFRVQETAPEGPTLTSPRGAVDAVGSNIVSRIGQINLRGGPQGSNQPPPRNS; from the exons ATGGGCGCGAGTGACTCTAAGCTCGTTTTCAAACGGGGCATATTTCGATTATGCGAAGAACGACATATACCCGCAGATGATGCCTACTGGACCTCT TTCTGGGAGCTCCCTGAATCTTCCGAGGACGTATTTAGTTTGTTCACGCCTACAGATATTCGAAGGACTCGCGACCGCGCCCTAGAAAACCTAGAAACCCTTATCCTCGCCGTCACTTCTCGCCTATTCATACTACGTCATCATCCATCTTTTCCTGACCCCGAACTCGCTCCGGAGCGCGAGGCATTGAATTGTGTCCGGGTCCTGACCCGGATCTTGCCCTACTTATATGAGAAAGACTCTCTAGGAGAATGGGAACAGCAGTTCTTCTGGGGACAGCGGAGGAAGCGCACTCGGCAGGCTGCTATTGCTAATGAAATCCTCTTCGACGAAGCCCAGGAAGCCGAGCGCAAAGCCGAATCCGCACATTTTGAAGAGGTCAAGCCACTTGCAGAAGAGCTGGTTGATACATTGGTGGATCTGCtattcttttccgacttgACATTGCCGCGGCAGGCACATGGACGGGCCAAGGTCAGCTATGCGATATGGCAGAGTGGCGTGGGATGCAATACGGCTGTCGCGACAACAAAGGAGTATGAAAGCAATCGATCAGAAATCCTGCGCCTTCTCCTGACCTTGGCTGGCCAGAGCCTGTACATGACAGCCGGTGTCCTTCCACAGACTGGTGTGCGAACCTTGACTCATCTATGTGCATGCCCAGATAAACAAGTTGTGCTCTCCGTGCTCTGTTCTCTGCTCAATACG ACGTTAAAATACAATCCTGCAACTTGGCGCGTCCCTTACAACACCCTTGTGTTCAAGGATGGCAAGCAAATGCTTGTGACATACTCTTTGCATTTTCTTTTGGTACTTCTTCTGTATCCCATTCCCGAAAGCCCGTCGAATCCTTCGCCCAAAAACTCTTATCGTCATTTCCTAGGTCGGCTGCATCGGGCTCAAGACTTCCAATTCATCGTTGATGGAATGACCCGGATACTAAACCAACCTCTTCAAGAGAAGACTTCATATCTACCGGGTACTCAGTCTTCTGGTCATTTTGCGCCTGAGATACTGATGCTTTTTTGGGAGATCTTGCAATGCAACAAGAGGTTCCGATCTTTCATTGTGGATACCGAGAGAGCGCACGATTTTGTCGTACTCGCCCTGTTCTATGCCCTCGAGTATAAAAATGACGCTACCAAGCAGGGAGTTGTGCGTATGTGCGCCTTTTTGCTCCAGACTCTAAGTGTAGAGACGAATTTCGGTGTCAACTTGAACAAGTACTTCGAAGGGCAGGAGAGCTTGCCAGTTTCCATTCGTGTGCCAGGCTTCAGGGGCACATATGCCGACTTTCTCATACACTCCATCTACAATCTGATCACCACGAGCCAAGGAaagctgtcggcgatataccCGGCTCTGTTGGCGGTGATTAATAACATCGCCCCTTACCTCGAAGGCCTGAGTAGCACTAGCAGCTCGAAACTGATGCAGCTGTTCTCTTCCATGTCCTCGCCCTCGTTTCTTCTCGCTAATGAGACCAACCATACCCTTTTGCACTCGCTTTTGGAGTCTATCAATTCCATTCTAGAGAACAAATATCGCAAGAATCCCGAACTTGTGTTTGCTATCCTCAGGAATAAGAAGCGAGTCGAGGCCCTACGCTCATTCACTCTGGAGAGTGGGCAAGAAGAGATCGAGAGACGAaatagaagaagaaaagactcTGGACATCATGCTGATCCGTTGGAGGCTACATCCGTTCGCAGCTCAGTCGACAGCCTGAGAAGTCCAGGCAGCGCCCACCCGCGCCACTCATCATTGGAAGAAGTCCCAGAAGACGGCGCGTTTGCAATTGgggacgacgatgacgacgatgaagaggatgacgacagtgatgatgaagagcacCAAGAGACTCCTGCAAGGTCGACTTCGAGTGAAGCACCTTCCAGGAGATCATCGACTCCCAATGCTGAGGATGCTCTCCCAACTCAGTTGAGGGGGATGTCTGAGAAGGCCCGCGGTAAGATGCCAGCCGGTGTTCCGAGCTTCTCACGTCAGAATAGCACCACAAGTTTGGGTGGGCATTCAATATCAGGGCAATCACAGGCGGGTGCATTCGAGCCAACGGCTCACTGGATTGACAGCTGGTTACTAGAACTGCCGTTGCATACAATCCTCACCATTATCCAACAGGTCTCAGCTCTCTTGCCGCGTCAAGAACTGGCAGCCGATATCCCGACACCAGAAACGCTTCGGCAGATCTCAGGTGTTGGAATTGTAGGTATCGAACCTTCAGCCCCTCGCGTACACTCATTTGAGTGGTCTCAGCTCGCTCTGGGCTGGTATGAGTCTCTTTTATGGGGAGTTATATTCACAAACGAGATGCAAGTTTCGAGAGGAAGTATGGGAATATGGAACGGGACTTCTATTAAGCTCTTCCGAGTTCAAGAAACAGCCCCAGAAGGTCCAACTCTGACTTCACCCCGGGGTGCTGTTGACGCAGTTGGCAGCAACATAGTGTCACGAATAGGGCAGATCAATCTTCGAGGTGGGCCGCAAGGTAGTAACCAGCCGCCACCACGCAACAGTTGA